The following coding sequences lie in one Candidatus Phytoplasma solani genomic window:
- the dut gene encoding dUTP diphosphatase, which produces MNHIQRFFAKVTTYQNQNINLPQRQTKTSAGYDLEAAQNIDIPPQTIKLVPTGIKAFFAPNEVLLIYARSSLSLKKQLMLANGVGVIDSDYYNNPQNEGHIFIPLYNFSSQTVTITKGERIAQGIFQTFNLSTEEQKEPSFVRQGGFGSTTKI; this is translated from the coding sequence ATGAACCACATACAGCGTTTTTTTGCTAAAGTCACCACTTATCAAAACCAAAATATCAATTTGCCCCAAAGACAAACAAAAACAAGTGCCGGATACGACTTAGAAGCAGCTCAAAACATAGATATTCCACCGCAAACAATCAAATTAGTTCCAACCGGTATTAAAGCTTTTTTTGCACCAAATGAAGTCTTATTGATTTATGCTAGGTCTTCTTTGTCCTTGAAAAAACAATTAATGCTCGCTAATGGCGTAGGAGTAATTGACAGCGATTATTATAACAACCCACAAAATGAAGGTCATATTTTTATCCCTTTATATAATTTTTCTTCCCAAACAGTTACAATTACCAAAGGAGAAAGGATTGCTCAAGGGATATTTCAAACTTTTAATTTAAGCACTGAAGAACAAAAAGAACCTTCTTTTGTAAGACAAGGTGGTTTTGGAAGCACAACTAAAATATGA
- a CDS encoding iron-sulfur cluster assembly scaffold protein gives MLNQAKHKLIINHYRNPQNQTNVKLQDYHQFEKKTSYCGDQVILQVKLTEHHKILDLKYKANACSMCLASASLMSVHMKNLDKTTSLNKIKCFLAMINKEDYNPDELHADLKALDIVDQLPHKLNCVALPWQTLQAFLLS, from the coding sequence ATGTTAAATCAAGCAAAACATAAATTAATTATAAATCATTATCGCAATCCTCAAAATCAAACCAATGTGAAATTGCAAGATTATCATCAATTTGAAAAAAAAACTTCTTATTGTGGCGATCAAGTAATTTTGCAAGTAAAATTAACCGAACATCATAAAATTTTAGATCTTAAATATAAGGCTAACGCTTGTTCAATGTGTCTTGCTTCTGCTAGTTTAATGTCGGTGCATATGAAAAATTTAGATAAAACCACCTCTTTAAATAAAATCAAATGTTTTTTAGCCATGATTAATAAAGAAGATTATAATCCAGATGAACTGCATGCTGATTTAAAAGCGTTAGATATAGTTGATCAATTGCCTCATAAACTTAATTGTGTAGCTTTACCTTGGCAAACTTTGCAAGCTTTTTTATTAAGTTAA
- the rpsB gene encoding 30S ribosomal protein S2, which translates to MAVVTMKQLLESGVHFGHATRKWNPKMKNYIFTSRNGIHIIDLKKTSDQIEVAYKELLKIINEGGKMLFLGTKKQIQTAIREESQRCGQYYVDHRWLGGTLTNFNTILKRINLLHSLHKQEEDGIWQKLPKKEVVQLKRKREKLEKFLGGIKNMKELPKGLFVIDPEKEKNAVAEARKLNIKVFGIVDTNCNPDLVDYIIPANDDAIRGVKLITWVIANACVEGSGGVAEKADQFDAKNVLKPQPTYQQKRRPHQENPRKTTFNPGKKINNN; encoded by the coding sequence ATGGCAGTAGTTACAATGAAACAATTATTAGAATCAGGAGTGCATTTTGGTCATGCCACTAGAAAATGGAATCCAAAAATGAAAAATTATATTTTCACTTCCCGAAACGGCATTCACATCATTGACCTTAAAAAAACCTCAGATCAAATTGAGGTCGCTTATAAAGAATTATTAAAAATCATTAACGAAGGCGGAAAGATGTTGTTTTTAGGCACTAAAAAACAAATCCAAACAGCTATCCGAGAAGAATCACAACGTTGTGGACAATATTACGTTGACCACCGCTGGTTAGGAGGAACTTTAACTAACTTTAACACTATTTTGAAACGCATCAACTTACTTCACTCCTTACACAAGCAAGAAGAAGATGGCATTTGGCAAAAGTTACCCAAAAAAGAAGTAGTGCAATTAAAAAGAAAAAGAGAAAAATTAGAAAAATTTTTGGGCGGAATTAAAAATATGAAAGAATTACCAAAAGGTCTTTTTGTTATCGACCCAGAAAAAGAAAAAAACGCCGTCGCCGAAGCTCGTAAATTAAATATTAAAGTTTTTGGAATTGTAGATACTAATTGTAACCCTGATTTAGTAGATTATATTATCCCTGCTAATGATGATGCTATTAGAGGAGTTAAGTTAATTACTTGGGTCATCGCTAATGCTTGTGTTGAAGGAAGTGGTGGAGTGGCTGAAAAAGCTGATCAATTTGACGCTAAAAACGTTTTAAAACCACAACCTACTTATCAACAAAAACGCAGACCTCATCAAGAAAACCCAAGAAAAACGACTTTTAATCCAGGGAAAAAAATAAACAACAATTAA
- the tsf gene encoding translation elongation factor Ts, protein MKITADMIKELRQQTHAGMVACKQALEQTEGNLQKAIIFLREKGIIKAAQKQGRVASEGLTNIVYAENNAFLYELNSETDFVAKNEHFQQLVSILGEVILKNKLQTVEEVLNSTYQNKKIKDLLLEKTTILGENITLKRILKVTKKKEEIFGIYKHQGGRIGVLVVLKNNHPLVAEDIAMHIAAFNPKFLTPEKVNLSFLSTEKSILKKQTEQQLLEAKKPLHILDKIVENRLNKMLKEICLSEQPFVKNSNQTVKNYLQTNNTDVVAYFHWSITNQ, encoded by the coding sequence ATGAAAATTACAGCAGACATGATTAAAGAATTAAGACAACAAACTCACGCTGGTATGGTTGCATGCAAACAAGCATTAGAACAAACAGAAGGAAACTTACAAAAAGCAATTATTTTTTTAAGAGAAAAAGGCATTATTAAAGCGGCGCAAAAACAAGGTCGTGTTGCTTCAGAAGGCTTAACAAACATTGTATACGCCGAAAATAATGCTTTTTTATATGAATTAAACTCAGAAACAGATTTTGTTGCCAAAAATGAACATTTTCAACAATTAGTTTCTATCTTAGGAGAAGTGATTCTCAAAAATAAATTACAAACTGTCGAAGAAGTTTTAAACTCCACTTATCAAAATAAAAAAATCAAAGATTTATTATTAGAAAAAACTACTATTTTAGGTGAAAATATCACTCTTAAACGAATTTTAAAGGTGACTAAAAAAAAAGAAGAAATTTTTGGCATTTACAAACATCAAGGCGGACGTATTGGCGTTTTGGTAGTCTTAAAAAACAATCATCCTTTAGTGGCTGAAGATATTGCAATGCATATCGCTGCTTTTAACCCTAAATTTTTAACTCCCGAAAAAGTTAATCTGTCATTTTTAAGCACAGAAAAAAGCATCTTAAAAAAACAAACCGAACAACAACTTTTAGAAGCCAAAAAACCTTTACATATATTAGATAAAATAGTAGAAAATCGTTTAAACAAAATGTTAAAAGAAATTTGCTTATCAGAACAACCTTTTGTTAAAAATTCTAATCAAACAGTTAAAAATTATCTTCAAACCAATAACACAGATGTAGTTGCTTATTTTCATTGGTCAATCACTAATCAATAA
- the glnS gene encoding glutamine--tRNA ligase, with amino-acid sequence MKNNKELQLNSNFIKTIIQKDLEQGKYQQIITRFPPEPNGFLHLGHARAIIVNFELAKIFNGKTILRYDDTNPTNEKQIYVDAILQDLTWLGYKPDRITFASDYFLQMYEKALFLIRQGKAYVDDLTAEEITKSRGNLLEKGINSPYRNRSIYENIVLFEKMKAGVFKEGSKVLRAKIDMASPNLNLRDAVLYRVLSAFTLKKKHWYIYPTYDFAHPLEDAFEKITHSLCSLEFEDHRPLYDWVIRETKVSHIPRQIEFGRLNLTQTLMSKRYLKALVEEKKVNGWNDPRMPTLSGIRHKGYTPQAIKNFVLEIGLSKVNSQVKREMLESCVRDNLKAQAFPRMAVINPLKVTIVNYPENQIEQLEAPFFPKECHDTKIRHVAFSRHLYIEKDDFAITKPNPQYKRLVLGEEVRLLHAYFIKACDVIKNDQGEVIEILATYDPETKSGSGFKGRKPNGTIHFVESKTALAATFNYFFPLLTQNNDFNQESWQIKQGFVENNLAQNTNHTRIQFLRQGYFMLTQTQNQKLNFNEIVSLKANNLK; translated from the coding sequence ATGAAAAACAACAAAGAACTACAACTAAACTCTAATTTTATTAAAACCATCATCCAAAAAGATTTAGAACAAGGTAAATACCAACAAATTATTACCCGTTTTCCGCCCGAGCCCAATGGTTTTTTACATTTAGGACACGCTAGAGCCATCATTGTTAATTTTGAATTGGCAAAAATCTTTAACGGCAAAACTATTTTGCGTTATGACGATACTAACCCTACTAACGAAAAACAAATTTATGTTGATGCTATTTTGCAAGATTTAACATGGCTCGGTTACAAACCTGATCGAATCACCTTTGCTTCTGATTATTTTTTACAAATGTACGAAAAAGCACTTTTTTTAATTAGGCAAGGAAAAGCTTATGTCGATGACCTAACTGCTGAAGAAATTACAAAATCAAGAGGAAACTTGTTAGAAAAAGGAATCAATTCGCCTTATCGTAATCGTAGTATTTATGAAAATATTGTCCTTTTCGAAAAAATGAAAGCAGGTGTTTTCAAAGAAGGCAGTAAGGTTTTGCGCGCTAAAATTGATATGGCAAGCCCTAACCTCAATTTAAGAGATGCTGTTTTATACCGCGTTCTTTCGGCTTTTACATTGAAAAAAAAACATTGGTATATTTATCCGACTTACGATTTTGCCCACCCTTTAGAAGATGCTTTCGAAAAGATCACCCACTCATTATGTTCTTTAGAGTTTGAAGATCACAGACCTTTATACGATTGGGTTATTCGAGAAACCAAAGTTTCACATATCCCCCGTCAAATTGAATTTGGACGCCTAAATTTAACCCAAACCTTAATGAGCAAAAGATATCTCAAAGCGTTAGTAGAAGAAAAAAAAGTTAATGGTTGGAATGATCCTAGAATGCCTACTTTATCAGGAATTCGCCACAAAGGATATACCCCGCAAGCAATTAAAAATTTTGTGTTAGAAATTGGTTTATCAAAAGTTAACTCTCAAGTTAAAAGAGAAATGTTAGAATCATGCGTCAGAGATAATCTCAAAGCCCAAGCTTTTCCACGAATGGCAGTTATTAACCCTTTAAAAGTGACAATCGTTAATTATCCCGAGAATCAAATAGAGCAACTAGAAGCTCCTTTTTTTCCGAAAGAATGTCATGATACAAAAATAAGACATGTTGCTTTTTCTCGTCATTTGTATATCGAAAAAGATGATTTTGCTATCACCAAACCCAATCCTCAATACAAAAGATTAGTTTTAGGTGAAGAGGTGCGTTTATTGCATGCTTATTTCATCAAAGCTTGTGATGTCATTAAAAATGATCAAGGGGAAGTAATTGAAATACTTGCCACCTATGATCCAGAAACTAAAAGTGGTAGTGGTTTTAAAGGTAGAAAACCAAACGGTACTATTCATTTTGTCGAAAGCAAAACCGCTTTGGCAGCTACTTTTAATTATTTTTTCCCTCTTTTAACACAAAATAACGACTTTAATCAAGAATCTTGGCAAATCAAACAAGGTTTTGTTGAAAATAATTTAGCCCAAAACACTAATCACACTCGAATTCAATTTTTAAGACAAGGTTATTTTATGTTAACCCAAACACAAAACCAAAAACTAAATTTCAACGAAATAGTCAGCTTAAAAGCAAATAATTTAAAATAA
- a CDS encoding cation-transporting P-type ATPase has protein sequence MNKKEELLQISYLNKDEVVKHLDTSVLGLTNEQVLERQEKHGKNIIKQSKSFNFWKQFTKQFTSIMAILLWIAAALAFFLGQEHHPIGIAIILVIVINGVFSFSQEYKADKMLSSLGNMIPKKVQVYRGQKIEMMDVTELTIGDVIFLETGSQVPVDARIIKANSFFVDNSMLSGETIPLNRSELANTNNNCSIAEIPNLIYAGTTVTQGSCFAVVYAIGNNTQIGEVSDLASNIDKGKSILDQEMHHIVKKVSIMATCAAIFVFIIYWWKKDFASGEAFKASLIFAVGMLVANIPEGLLPTVNLSLAIGSQRMAQQNALVKKIASLETLSSTTVICTDKTGTLTQNQLTVRKILTPDSLFKFNGSGYNDQAKFQISEENVAYQKGIEKFLIASVLCSEAKLVPQENNPHQFELIGNPTEGSLLIAAKKYGYNLDTIKKNIEILQLNPFTSERKKMSVLIKNNHQKPYDTNAKYLLVKGAPNIVLEQCSMQYKFQKVSPLKTHEKDSFLKQNDHFASQGYRVLALAYKKIEQNQPLEEDMVFLGFAVNYDPPRDEVKEAVSNLTKAGLKITIITGDYGLTAAAIGKQIGIIKDEFIGLDGFEVEKMSDVELQEVLKTQKPVVFSRTTPKHKLKIVQAYRANGEIVGVTGDGVNDILALKAAHIGIAMGKAGTDVARNTADMILLDDNFATIAKAVLEGRCIYENIKKFMTYVFASNIPQMFPFIAMIFLDVKNSYLPVLQILAIDLLTDLIPAIALGAEQTDSSLLSQKPRNTKDHLMDGKVLRRSYGFLGIVEGLLSLGLFYYFYQNTPENFTFASTMAFGAVIFAQVGNAFACRSNKLYFWKKLTKPNKILYYGIVIEILFFILITKVGFFQNIFETKDIEPQQYLWLLLCPFVLLLFDTLWKKTFSDKPKTHSIS, from the coding sequence ATGAATAAAAAAGAAGAACTTTTACAAATAAGTTATCTTAACAAAGATGAAGTAGTTAAGCATTTAGACACAAGTGTTTTAGGGCTTACTAATGAACAAGTTTTAGAAAGACAAGAAAAACACGGAAAAAACATCATCAAACAAAGTAAATCTTTTAATTTTTGGAAACAATTTACCAAACAATTCACCTCTATTATGGCAATTTTATTATGGATAGCCGCTGCTTTGGCTTTTTTTCTTGGACAAGAACACCATCCAATAGGAATAGCTATTATTTTAGTCATTGTAATTAATGGAGTTTTTTCTTTTTCGCAAGAATATAAAGCAGATAAGATGTTATCTTCTTTAGGAAATATGATTCCAAAAAAAGTCCAAGTCTATCGAGGGCAAAAAATTGAAATGATGGATGTCACCGAATTAACCATCGGTGATGTTATCTTTTTAGAAACCGGCAGTCAAGTTCCGGTAGATGCACGCATCATTAAAGCGAATAGTTTTTTTGTTGACAATTCAATGTTATCAGGCGAAACTATTCCTTTAAACAGAAGTGAATTGGCAAATACCAATAATAATTGTTCGATTGCTGAAATCCCTAATTTAATTTATGCAGGGACAACAGTGACCCAAGGTAGTTGTTTTGCAGTTGTTTATGCAATTGGTAACAACACTCAAATCGGTGAAGTCTCTGACTTAGCTTCAAATATCGACAAAGGCAAAAGCATTTTAGATCAAGAAATGCATCACATAGTTAAAAAAGTAAGCATTATGGCTACTTGTGCAGCTATTTTTGTTTTTATAATTTATTGGTGGAAAAAAGATTTTGCTTCTGGAGAAGCTTTTAAAGCCTCCCTTATTTTTGCAGTTGGGATGTTAGTTGCTAATATTCCTGAAGGACTTTTACCAACAGTTAACTTAAGCTTAGCAATCGGTTCGCAAAGAATGGCTCAACAAAATGCTTTAGTAAAAAAAATTGCCTCTTTAGAAACTTTAAGCTCTACTACTGTCATTTGCACAGATAAAACAGGCACGTTAACCCAAAATCAATTAACAGTTCGAAAAATTTTAACCCCCGATAGTTTATTCAAATTTAATGGTTCTGGTTATAATGACCAAGCTAAATTTCAAATCTCAGAAGAAAATGTTGCTTATCAAAAGGGAATTGAAAAATTTTTAATTGCCTCTGTTTTATGTTCGGAAGCTAAATTAGTACCTCAAGAAAACAACCCTCATCAATTTGAATTAATTGGTAATCCGACCGAAGGATCTTTATTGATAGCTGCTAAAAAATACGGTTATAATTTAGACACCATCAAAAAAAATATCGAAATTTTACAATTAAACCCTTTTACCTCTGAACGTAAAAAAATGAGTGTTTTAATTAAAAATAATCATCAAAAACCATATGACACTAATGCAAAATATTTATTAGTTAAAGGAGCTCCTAACATTGTTTTAGAACAATGTAGTATGCAATACAAATTCCAAAAAGTAAGTCCTTTAAAAACACACGAAAAAGACTCTTTTTTAAAACAAAATGATCATTTTGCCAGCCAAGGTTACCGCGTGCTAGCTTTAGCTTACAAAAAAATCGAGCAAAATCAACCTTTAGAAGAGGATATGGTTTTCTTAGGTTTTGCTGTTAATTATGACCCACCAAGAGACGAAGTTAAAGAAGCTGTTAGCAATTTAACCAAAGCCGGACTCAAAATTACAATTATTACAGGTGATTATGGTTTAACTGCTGCTGCTATCGGTAAACAAATAGGAATTATTAAAGATGAATTTATTGGTTTAGATGGTTTTGAAGTAGAAAAAATGTCTGATGTTGAATTGCAAGAAGTTTTAAAAACCCAAAAACCAGTCGTCTTTTCACGTACTACTCCAAAACATAAATTAAAAATCGTTCAAGCTTATCGTGCAAATGGCGAAATTGTTGGTGTCACAGGTGATGGTGTCAACGATATTTTAGCCTTAAAAGCTGCTCACATAGGAATTGCAATGGGTAAAGCTGGGACTGATGTTGCTCGTAATACTGCTGATATGATTTTATTAGATGATAACTTTGCAACCATTGCCAAAGCGGTCTTAGAAGGTCGTTGCATCTATGAAAATATCAAGAAATTTATGACTTATGTTTTTGCCTCCAACATTCCTCAAATGTTTCCTTTTATCGCGATGATTTTTTTAGATGTCAAAAACTCTTATTTACCGGTTTTACAAATTTTAGCCATTGATCTATTGACTGACTTAATTCCTGCCATCGCTTTAGGAGCAGAACAAACAGATAGTAGTTTGCTGAGTCAAAAACCACGTAACACCAAAGACCACTTGATGGATGGCAAAGTGTTGCGAAGAAGTTATGGTTTTTTAGGCATCGTCGAAGGATTACTTTCTTTAGGTTTGTTTTATTACTTTTACCAAAATACACCAGAAAATTTCACTTTTGCTTCTACAATGGCTTTCGGAGCAGTTATTTTTGCTCAAGTAGGCAACGCCTTTGCTTGTCGTTCCAACAAACTTTACTTTTGGAAAAAATTAACCAAACCGAATAAAATTTTATATTACGGCATTGTAATTGAAATCTTATTCTTTATTTTAATTACTAAAGTTGGATTTTTTCAAAATATTTTTGAAACAAAAGATATCGAACCACAACAGTATCTATGGTTATTGTTATGTCCTTTCGTGTTATTATTGTTTGATACACTTTGGAAAAAAACATTTAGTGACAAACCAAAAACACATTCGATATCATAA
- the pyrH gene encoding UMP kinase, with protein sequence MYKKILLKLSGESLKGNTSYGIDPITIKKIALEIKEISDLGVQIAIIVGAGNLWRGRIGEELGMDRSQADYMGMLGTIMNSLALQDALEKTQTITRVMTAFPVTTVAEPYIRRKAIRHLEKGRVVILAAGAGSPYFSTDTAAALRAAELHVNVILMAKNNIEGVYNKDPKKHDDAVLLKKIKHEQILSQRLAVMDITAAASCLDNNIDILVFNMLEPGNIKKAVLQKTIGTIISSKGE encoded by the coding sequence ATGTATAAAAAAATTCTTTTAAAATTAAGCGGTGAATCTCTCAAAGGAAATACTTCATATGGCATTGACCCCATCACTATTAAAAAAATTGCTTTAGAAATTAAAGAAATTAGCGACTTAGGCGTCCAAATTGCAATTATAGTAGGGGCAGGCAACCTTTGGCGCGGACGCATCGGTGAAGAACTAGGCATGGATCGTTCGCAAGCTGATTATATGGGGATGTTAGGAACTATCATGAATTCTTTAGCTTTACAAGATGCTTTAGAAAAAACACAAACTATTACACGTGTCATGACAGCTTTTCCTGTGACAACAGTGGCAGAACCTTATATTCGTCGAAAAGCTATTCGTCATTTAGAAAAAGGTAGAGTAGTCATTTTAGCCGCTGGCGCTGGTTCGCCTTATTTTTCAACTGATACCGCAGCCGCTTTAAGAGCAGCTGAATTACATGTTAATGTCATTTTGATGGCAAAAAACAACATTGAAGGGGTTTATAATAAAGACCCGAAAAAACATGATGATGCTGTTTTGTTAAAAAAAATTAAGCACGAGCAAATTTTATCGCAAAGATTGGCTGTAATGGATATTACAGCTGCCGCCTCTTGTTTGGACAATAATATCGATATTTTAGTTTTTAACATGCTTGAACCCGGCAACATTAAAAAAGCTGTTTTACAAAAAACAATTGGTACTATTATCAGTTCAAAAGGAGAGTAA
- a CDS encoding ATP-dependent helicase, translated as MTPQIDIWLKKLNKKQNEAVVSPSQTTYLVAGAGTGKTTTLTTKIAYLIEKENIASQNILALTFTNKAANQMKAKVLEMIGEKSRGITVCTFHSLGNQILRRFIDLLPFNYNKNFIILDSKDSNKIIKTVLKEMKLDLKSFEISKLKQHISILKKKDNKQENEQTFLDKTTQTEHNHLNYVNNQNILTEKIKTQYQKYLQSHNFIDFDDLILYTYQLLQEQPKVKSFYQEKFQYLLVDEFQDTDFYQYQILTFLTEKYRRIFVVGDPDQNIYSFRGARFENSQLFLNKFHPQISILEQNYRSSQSILEKANLLISHNKDHPFKKTLKSQKARGNSVNAHFFADSRIEAQFLIQTIKTLVKTSKHRYQDFAILYRNNSFGIFLEKYLLAGGIPYIILGNISFYQSKIVKDLLAYLHVAVNPLQDFYLKRIINVPKRQIGKITLSHLEKIQQEKKISLFEVLDNLNEVLISENTKQKLYQFKDFIKNINNQIINNQFNNLSDIITYVNQETQYSKQFTSTKQKNSQQENNTDTILSYIEELKSVLLQTDQNLEGNNLDKLTQFLEEINLYSETSQNTSHNNVSNNCVKLSTIHKVKGLEFKVVFVSGLEQEIFDDKNNLDESRRLTYVAVTRAQEKLFLTGAFERKLYGEVRTCTPSRFLKEMGFGAKKHLSYLPNQNFFQKGDQVKHHLFGLGMIKELQENLIIVKFLNPPSIKHFDPSTNFLKKI; from the coding sequence ATGACCCCTCAAATAGATATTTGGTTAAAAAAATTAAATAAAAAACAAAATGAAGCTGTCGTTTCTCCCTCGCAAACAACTTACCTAGTGGCTGGAGCAGGAACTGGCAAAACAACGACTTTAACCACTAAAATTGCTTATTTAATCGAAAAAGAAAATATCGCCAGTCAAAACATCTTGGCTCTTACTTTCACCAATAAAGCTGCTAATCAAATGAAAGCAAAAGTTTTAGAAATGATTGGCGAAAAAAGTCGAGGAATTACTGTATGTACTTTTCACTCTTTGGGCAACCAAATTTTAAGACGTTTTATTGACCTTTTACCTTTCAACTATAACAAAAATTTCATTATTTTAGATAGCAAAGATAGTAATAAGATTATTAAAACTGTTTTAAAAGAGATGAAATTAGATCTAAAATCTTTCGAAATTAGCAAATTAAAACAACATATTTCTATCCTGAAAAAAAAAGATAACAAACAAGAAAATGAGCAAACTTTTTTAGATAAAACAACACAAACCGAACACAATCACCTAAATTATGTAAATAATCAAAATATTTTGACTGAAAAAATCAAAACCCAATATCAAAAGTATTTACAAAGCCATAATTTTATCGATTTTGATGATTTAATTTTATATACTTATCAATTACTCCAAGAACAACCCAAGGTAAAATCATTTTACCAAGAGAAGTTTCAATATTTGTTAGTCGATGAATTTCAAGATACTGATTTTTATCAATACCAAATTTTAACTTTTTTAACAGAAAAATATCGACGTATTTTTGTAGTTGGTGATCCAGATCAAAATATTTATTCCTTTAGGGGAGCACGTTTTGAAAATAGTCAATTATTTTTAAATAAATTTCACCCCCAAATATCGATTTTAGAACAAAATTATCGTTCTTCGCAAAGTATCTTAGAAAAAGCCAACCTTTTAATCAGTCACAACAAAGATCACCCCTTTAAAAAAACATTAAAAAGTCAGAAAGCTAGAGGCAATAGTGTTAATGCTCATTTTTTTGCAGATAGCCGTATTGAGGCACAATTCCTAATCCAAACCATCAAAACTTTAGTAAAAACATCAAAGCATCGTTATCAAGATTTTGCTATTTTATATCGTAATAATTCATTTGGAATATTTTTAGAAAAATATTTGCTTGCTGGAGGCATTCCTTATATAATTTTAGGAAACATATCTTTTTACCAAAGCAAAATAGTCAAAGATTTATTAGCTTATTTGCATGTAGCCGTTAATCCTTTGCAAGATTTTTATTTAAAAAGGATTATTAACGTCCCCAAAAGACAAATCGGTAAAATCACTTTGTCGCATTTAGAAAAAATTCAACAAGAAAAAAAAATATCTCTTTTTGAAGTATTAGATAATTTAAATGAGGTTTTAATTAGTGAAAACACCAAACAAAAACTCTATCAATTTAAAGATTTTATCAAAAACATCAATAATCAAATAATTAATAACCAATTTAATAATCTTAGTGATATAATTACTTATGTTAACCAAGAAACTCAATATTCTAAACAATTCACATCAACAAAACAAAAAAACTCTCAACAAGAAAATAACACTGACACCATTTTATCTTACATCGAAGAATTAAAATCGGTTTTACTACAAACTGATCAAAATTTAGAAGGCAACAATTTAGACAAACTAACTCAATTTTTAGAAGAAATTAATTTATATAGTGAAACTAGCCAAAATACTTCTCACAATAACGTCAGCAATAATTGTGTTAAATTATCAACCATTCATAAAGTTAAAGGTTTAGAATTTAAAGTGGTTTTTGTTTCAGGTTTAGAACAAGAAATTTTTGATGATAAAAATAATCTCGATGAATCTAGACGCTTGACTTATGTAGCTGTGACAAGGGCGCAAGAAAAATTATTTTTAACTGGCGCTTTTGAAAGAAAATTATACGGCGAAGTCCGCACATGCACACCATCGAGGTTTTTAAAAGAAATGGGTTTTGGTGCTAAAAAACATTTATCTTATTTGCCGAATCAAAATTTCTTTCAAAAAGGTGACCAAGTTAAACATCATCTTTTTGGTTTAGGAATGATCAAAGAATTACAAGAAAATTTAATTATTGTGAAATTTTTAAACCCACCGAGCATTAAACATTTTGATCCTTCTACCAATTTTCTTAAAAAAATATAA
- a CDS encoding S26 family signal peptidase: protein MVIIQQNIKKQKPPRNLFRNCKKATFIILDVILLYLFIFSLGNVLFPKRCANFLGLAGFPVASNSMTPFIYGEDGKIGDFIFITGVWDPSNLKPVGGFDQKENPTSKPQSMEEKQKEKYDPNKGDIIVFENPHYPNQKQPNTPRFIIHRVVYNNTEKGRIGTWGDNNNSQLDCEKEIPYDKVVGKFIFKDRYIIPGIKKFITFIIDFIIKNPIYSSLGITYLVIMFWLLRMIRKT from the coding sequence ATGGTAATTATTCAACAAAATATCAAAAAGCAAAAACCACCCAGAAACCTTTTTAGGAATTGCAAAAAAGCAACATTTATCATTTTAGATGTCATCCTTTTGTATTTATTTATCTTTTCTTTAGGTAATGTATTATTTCCTAAACGTTGTGCCAACTTTTTAGGTTTAGCTGGTTTCCCGGTTGCTTCCAATAGTATGACACCTTTTATTTATGGTGAAGATGGCAAGATCGGTGATTTTATCTTTATTACAGGAGTCTGGGATCCATCCAATTTAAAACCCGTTGGTGGTTTTGATCAAAAAGAAAATCCAACAAGCAAACCACAAAGCATGGAAGAAAAACAAAAAGAAAAATATGACCCTAATAAAGGCGATATTATAGTTTTTGAAAACCCCCATTATCCAAATCAAAAACAACCAAATACTCCTCGCTTTATTATCCATAGAGTTGTTTATAATAATACAGAAAAAGGGCGTATTGGCACTTGGGGAGACAACAATAACAGCCAATTAGATTGTGAAAAAGAAATCCCTTATGACAAAGTTGTAGGTAAATTTATCTTCAAGGATCGTTACATCATTCCAGGAATCAAAAAATTCATAACTTTTATAATTGATTTTATTATAAAAAATCCAATCTATTCTTCCTTAGGGATCACTTATTTAGTAATCATGTTTTGGTTATTACGTATGATTAGAAAAACATAG